In Cydia splendana chromosome 26, ilCydSple1.2, whole genome shotgun sequence, the following are encoded in one genomic region:
- the LOC134803298 gene encoding UDP-glycosyltransferase UGT5-like, whose protein sequence is MKLTILAALALLSPALGYRILAIFPVPSKSHNHLGQGIVGALLKAGHEVTWATPFPKKEAQKGLTFIDVSETIEIMSYMDPLKVPHMSIGKLMEFGRNISIAAASNKGVRRALLDKYDAVITEVFFSDLQAGFAAVLQVPWIVLSGTVIHAGVEAMVADIGSTALVPTMMSDSPIPMNLWQRLANTATIGMMTAGRLLDISISEKYYHEIFEPLAKKKGIVLPPYSMAIHDISILLSNSHPSLAPAISLPPNVVDIAGYHIADHRTPLPKDLQDLMDSSKNGVVYFSMGSVLKASAFPEQTRQELIRILGALPCTVLWKFDEPLQGLPKNVHIRPWMPQPAILAHPNTKLFITHGGLLSTLEAIQAGVPLLAVPVFGDQPGNAERAQRAGYALAVPFAPDMGDRLKVALDKMLSDNSYYNKAKELSRLFNNRPVPPAKLIAHYVELAIETKGALHLRSPAYHYAWYERYMLDQLAVVLISLYVVVKLVKCGLKMALNSIFGKPAKKEGKKVKKN, encoded by the exons ATGAAGCTGACGATCCTAGCAGCACTGGCGCTGCTGTCGCCAGCACTAGGCTACAGGATCCTGGCGATCTTCCCAGTGCCTTCCAAAAGCCACAACCATCTGGGGCAGGGCATCGTTGGAGCCCTACTGAAGGCTGGCCATGAG GTGACCTGGGCGACCCCGTTCCCTAAGAAGGAGGCGCAGAAGGGCCTCACATTCATCGATGTCAGTGAAACTATAGAGATTATGTCAT ACATGGACCCTCTGAAGGTGCCGCATATGAGCATCGGGAAGTTGATGGAGTTCGGGCGGAATATATCCATCGCGGCCGCCTCTAACAAGGGGGTCCGGCGGGCGCTGCTGGACAAATATGATGCTGTCATCACTGAGGTCTTCTTCTCCGATCTGCAGGctgg CTTCGCAGCAGTCCTCCAAGTCCCCTGGATCGTGCTGAGCGGCACCGTCATCCACGCCGGAGTGGAGGCGATGGTGGCCGACATCGGCAGCACCGCGCTGGTACCCACCATGATGAGCGACTCCCCAATACCTATGAATCTGTGGCAGCGTTTGGCGAACACGGCTACGATTGGGATGATGACTGCCGGACGTTT ATTGGACATATCAATTAGCGAGAAATACTACCACGAGATCTTCGAGCCCCTTGCCAAGAAGAAGGGCATCGTCCTTCCCCCTTACTCCATGGCCATCCACGATATCTCCATCCTGCTCTCCAACTCGCACCCGTCGCTGGCGCCGGCTATCAGTTTGCCTCCTAATGTGGTGGATATTGCTGGGTACCATATCGCTGATCACCGCACGCCGCTGCCTAAG GATCTCCAAGACCTAATGGACAGCTCCAAGAACGGCGTCGTATACTTCAGCATGGGATCCGTTCTTAAGGCCTCAGCGTTCCCGGAGCAAACCAGGCAGGAGCTGATCAGGATCCTGGGAGCCCTGCCCTGCACCGTGCTGTGGAAGTTCGATGAGCCTCTCCAGGGGCTCCCGAAGAACGTGCATATCCGGCCGTGGATGCCGCAGCCTGCTATATTAG CGCACCCTAACACCAAGCTCTTCATCACCCACGGCGGCCTCCTCAGCACCCTCGAAGCCATCCAAGCCGGGGTGCCCCTCCTGGCCGTGCCCGTGTTCGGCGACCAGCCCGGGAACGCCGAGCGGGCGCAGCGCGCCGGGTACGCGCTGGCCGTGCCCTTCGCGCCCGATATGGGGGACAGGCTGAAGGTGGCGCTGGATAAGATGCTTTCGGATAATAG CTACTACAATAAAGCAAAGGAGCTATCCCGGCTGTTCAACAACCGGCCCGTGCCTCCCGCCAAGCTCATCGCGCACTACGTGGAGCTCGCCATCGAGACCAAAg GTGCACTACATCTACGCTCCCCCGCCTACCACTACGCGTGGTACGAACGCTACATGCTCGACCAACTCGCCGTGGTCTTAATATCGCTGTATGTGGTCGTGAAGTTGGTCAAATGCGGCCTGAAGATGGCGCTGAACTCAATATTCGGAAAGCCCGCTAAGAAGGAAGGAAAGAAAGTTAAGAAGAATTAA